The DNA window AAAGAAATATCTTTATTTTTTCTCATATCAATAAAGTCTATTATTATTATACCACCAAGATCCTGCAGCCTTAATTGTTTTCCTATTTCCCTTGCTGCTTCTAAATTTGTTTTTAATATTGTGGCATCAAGGTTTGCTTTCCCTGTATATTTTCCTGTATTTACATCAATAGCCGTTAAAGCTTCAGTTTCGTCTATTACAATGTATCCGCCACTTTCTAATGGTATCTTACCACTGAGAATTTTTTCAATTTCTTTTTTTATATTTCCCCATTTATAAATATCAAATTCTTCACAAAAAACTTTATTTATATATTGGGGAAAATTAATTTCAATTATTTCTTTTAAACAATCATATTTTTCTTTACTATTAACAACTATTTTATCTATATTCTTTAAATTACTATCTCTAATAATTTGATAGGCAAGACCAATATCTTTGTACAAAAGTTTTGGTGCTGATATAAAATTTCTTTCCCTTTCTATTTTTTTATAAATATTTACCAATATATTGTAATCCTCTTCTATCTTCTCTTTACTTACATTTTGACTGGCAGTTCTAAGAATCATTCCCATAGAGTCTTTTTTTACTTCTTTGCCTATAGTTTTTAATCTTTTATTTTCTTTTTTATTCTTTATCTTTCTCGATATAGATACTTTGGAAACAAAAGGGGTCAGCACAACATATCTACCAGCTAGACTTAAATATGTAGTAACTTTTGCTCCCTTAGTTTTAAATGGTTCTTTAACAACTTGGACAATTATTTCTTCACCTTCTTTTACTACCTTTTGAATTAATATATTTCCTTGATCCGTTGAGTTTTTTTCTAGCTGTATATCTTTTACATAAAGATAAGCATTTTTACCAATACCAATATCTATAAAGGCTGCCTCCATTCCAGGCAGCACATTTACTACTCTGCCCCTGTAAATATTCCCTAATATTTTTTCATCCTCTATTTCATCTATATAAAATTCTACTAGCTCGTCTTCTTCTATTATGCCTATTATATTTTCATTTTTTCTTGTATCTATTAGAATACAGTTCATTTAATCTCTCCTAATTATATTTTGTATTCATATTTATTACCTTTTCAGGATTTATAGGTTTATTATCCTTCCACACTTCAAAATGAAGATACTTATTCCCATTTTTATCTTCGCCTAAAGTTCCTATTTTTTCTCCTTGTTTAACTACCTTACCTTTTTCCATATAAACTTTTTGTAGATGGCCGAAAACAAATTTTAAATCTTCATGTTCCATAACTACATAGAAACCTAAAGCATCTTTATCCTCTATTTGTACTACATTACCATCTGCCACTGCTAAGACTTCTCTTTCCCCTTTTTCTGGTATAATATCTATTCCATTATTAAAAACCGTTTTTTCATCCGATACTTTTAACTCACCAAAAGGTTTGTATATTGCTCCTTCAATCGGTGCCTGAAACTCCACGAAATTTTCTTCCCCGGTAAATACTGATATAATCTTTTCTGAAAGATCAAATATTTTAGTTCCATGAGTTTTTAACTTTTCTCCCGTTTTTACTATACTAAACTCATAATTAATACTTTTGTGAATTATTTGAATTGCATTATTAGTAAGTTTAATATTTATTAGTTTTAGCATAAATAAAATGATTAATATTATGACTGCAATTATTAATTTACTAAATTGACTTTTTATAAACCTTTTAAGTCTATTATTTTTATATCTTTTATAATTATTATTACGACTTAAAGTTCTATTTCTTTTAAACATAAAATCACCCACCTGTCCTATTTCTATTTTATTTTAAATAGGTGGGTTTTATTACAAACAATATATTATTTAATCTTAAAACCATTATTTTTCAAGGTAAAGATATCTTTAAAATTATCTGTCATATAAATTTGACTATCTTTTGTAATAAGTAAAGCATCTACCCCTTCTAATTCATTAATAAACTGTAACCCTTTATCTTTACCTAATATAAATACAGCAGTAGATATAGCATCTCCATCCATAGAATTATCTGAAATAATACTAACTGCTGAAAGTTCATTATTTGCAGGGTAACCAGTCTTACTATCTATAATATGATGGTACCTCACATTATCTAGTTCAAAATATCTTTCATAATCCCCAGAAGTTACAATAGACTTGTTTTTAATTTCTGCAATACCTACATAACTACCTCTATGCTCAAAAGGATTTTGTATACCAATTTTCCAAGGTTGTTCCACAGGCTTAAAGCCTAATGCATATATATCTCCACCAAGGTCAATTATAGCACTTTCTACTCCTTTTTCTTTAAGAATCCTTCCTATTTCATCAGCAGCGTATCCTTTTGCAATACCACCTAGATCTAGGATCATATCTTTTTCACTAAGAAAAACCTTATTATCCTCTAATAATTCTAATTTAGTAAAATCTACTTTACTTTTTTCCTCTAATATTTTTTCTTCAGAGGGAATACTATCCTTTTCAATTTCACCTTCCTCATTGATATCCCATAAGTTCACTAATGGTCCAATAGTAGGGTCATAGGCACCATTACTTATTTCTGCATATTGTTTTGCTGTCTTTATAACTAAATATACATCTTCACTAACTTCAACAGGCTTTACTCCAGCATTTTCATTAATTAAATTAATATCACTATCTTCAATAGTCCTACTCATTTTACTTTCTATTTCTTCTATTCTCTCAAAAACCTCATCTAGAATTTTTTCATCATTACTATCAAAAACTTTTATAGTCATAACAGTGTCCATCATAAAATTAGTTCTATCCATAGACTCTTTCTTAGTATTCTTTTTACAGCCACTTAAAGATAATATCATTACAGTAACTATTAAATACATAATATATTTATTTTTTCTTTTCATGGTTTTCCCTTTCCTTTAGTATGGATTTAAAAAATAAATTTTAAAAAACCCTAACACAATGTTAGGGTTTTTTTATTATTCTGCCTCTTCTAATGCCTTTGTAACTAAATCTATCATAGTATCTTTAGTATTTGTTGCACCTGAAACTGCGTCTAATTCTAAATCTTCAACGCCATTATTCTCTATAATTTGTTTACGAATTGCTTTAATAGTATCAAAAGATGGTAAATAAGCATAGTTTTCTAAGGATTTTATATCTCCCTTTTTCACATCTGTTGGTTCTGTTTTTGGTTCGTCACCTTCCATAACTGGTTCATTTTCATCATCTAATACTACTTTTTGACCTTCCATGTCTTCTGTAGCAACATCATAAAAATCTACACCTACGATTTCTCCATCTTTTACAATCACCTTAACTTCTGATAGCCATCCATGACTATCTTCATCTGCTTTAGCTTCATATTCACCATCTTTATAAACTGGGTCATGAGCTTCACCTTTTTCAGCCTTTTCTAAAAGCATAGGTACAATTTCTTTAAAGCTTTCTTTAGTATAAGTAGCCCCTGATACTGCATCAAAATCTACTTCATCTAAGTCCTTCTTTTCATTAAATTGTTCATTAAGATTAGCTAAAACTTTTAAACCTTCTTCATACTTATAATTGCCTTCATTCTTTTCTTCGCCAGAATCAGCTAAAATTTCAACATATTCAAAAGCTATTATTTCACCATTATCTACTTCCATAGTAGCAAGTGGATAATTATCTTGGTCTCCCACAGGCATTTTTACTAAGTAAAATCCGTCTTGTAACTCCCCACTACTTTCCCCCGCCTTACTAGGAGCTGGATCTTCTTCCTTTTCAGACTTGTCAGCCCCACAGCCTGCTATTACTAGTGAAACTAGTACTAAAACAAGCATTAATGATAAAAACTTTTTATTCAATTGAATTCCCTCCTGCATATAATTTTTTCTATATATATATGTTTTAACAGTTGATTAAAACACTATTACTATTATACATATTTTGCTTATTAATTTCAAGTCTTGTTACTAATTGTATATTATTTCTCTTTTACTTTTATTATAGGGATATTTGCTACCAAAGCTGGAATAGGTTCATTATCTGTTTCACCTCTAGTTCTAGTCATTTGAATATCTAGACCTTCCTCATCTATTATCATATATTCAGAGATTACTCTTATAATATCTCCCTTAATCATTTCAAGAAATTTAGGCGATAAATCACCTCTATCATGGACAAGAACTAGTTTTAATCTTTCTTTAGCAACACTTTTACTCTTTTTTTCATCTTTGTTAAACATTTTCAGTATATTCAAAGATATACCCCCTTTTATCCAAACAA is part of the Tissierellales bacterium genome and encodes:
- a CDS encoding Rne/Rng family ribonuclease → MNCILIDTRKNENIIGIIEEDELVEFYIDEIEDEKILGNIYRGRVVNVLPGMEAAFIDIGIGKNAYLYVKDIQLEKNSTDQGNILIQKVVKEGEEIIVQVVKEPFKTKGAKVTTYLSLAGRYVVLTPFVSKVSISRKIKNKKENKRLKTIGKEVKKDSMGMILRTASQNVSKEKIEEDYNILVNIYKKIERERNFISAPKLLYKDIGLAYQIIRDSNLKNIDKIVVNSKEKYDCLKEIIEINFPQYINKVFCEEFDIYKWGNIKKEIEKILSGKIPLESGGYIVIDETEALTAIDVNTGKYTGKANLDATILKTNLEAAREIGKQLRLQDLGGIIIIDFIDMRKNKDIS
- a CDS encoding M23 family metallopeptidase; the encoded protein is MFKRNRTLSRNNNYKRYKNNRLKRFIKSQFSKLIIAVIILIILFMLKLINIKLTNNAIQIIHKSINYEFSIVKTGEKLKTHGTKIFDLSEKIISVFTGEENFVEFQAPIEGAIYKPFGELKVSDEKTVFNNGIDIIPEKGEREVLAVADGNVVQIEDKDALGFYVVMEHEDLKFVFGHLQKVYMEKGKVVKQGEKIGTLGEDKNGNKYLHFEVWKDNKPINPEKVINMNTKYN
- a CDS encoding FAD:protein FMN transferase; translated protein: MKRKNKYIMYLIVTVMILSLSGCKKNTKKESMDRTNFMMDTVMTIKVFDSNDEKILDEVFERIEEIESKMSRTIEDSDINLINENAGVKPVEVSEDVYLVIKTAKQYAEISNGAYDPTIGPLVNLWDINEEGEIEKDSIPSEEKILEEKSKVDFTKLELLEDNKVFLSEKDMILDLGGIAKGYAADEIGRILKEKGVESAIIDLGGDIYALGFKPVEQPWKIGIQNPFEHRGSYVGIAEIKNKSIVTSGDYERYFELDNVRYHHIIDSKTGYPANNELSAVSIISDNSMDGDAISTAVFILGKDKGLQFINELEGVDALLITKDSQIYMTDNFKDIFTLKNNGFKIK
- the minE gene encoding cell division topological specificity factor MinE; amino-acid sequence: MNILKMFNKDEKKSKSVAKERLKLVLVHDRGDLSPKFLEMIKGDIIRVISEYMIIDEEGLDIQMTRTRGETDNEPIPALVANIPIIKVKEK
- a CDS encoding FMN-binding protein, which gives rise to MNKKFLSLMLVLVLVSLVIAGCGADKSEKEEDPAPSKAGESSGELQDGFYLVKMPVGDQDNYPLATMEVDNGEIIAFEYVEILADSGEEKNEGNYKYEEGLKVLANLNEQFNEKKDLDEVDFDAVSGATYTKESFKEIVPMLLEKAEKGEAHDPVYKDGEYEAKADEDSHGWLSEVKVIVKDGEIVGVDFYDVATEDMEGQKVVLDDENEPVMEGDEPKTEPTDVKKGDIKSLENYAYLPSFDTIKAIRKQIIENNGVEDLELDAVSGATNTKDTMIDLVTKALEEAE